One Mycolicibacterium crocinum DNA window includes the following coding sequences:
- a CDS encoding DUF222 domain-containing protein, whose product MFDAGLSSASDAGVVDALVDFARSEAQDAARRVAAIGELVARRCADNEHAHWACDEWDAAVAEVSAALHITSGRASSEMLMAMSLRHRLPRVAELFAAGVLSYRVCEAITDRTYLIQDQATWALVDKAIAEDAVAWGALSALKLQRAIDYWVDRYDPGAVRRVQSRARDRDVVVDMQNARDGVVEIRGAVTVVDGAVVQRRLTQIAYSVCEDDPRTIAQRRSDAMGAMAAGADRLACLCGNPDCPAAGDDPRAAGVVVHVVAEAEALQAQADRVRHGEQSDTSTEPANRRAPSGVMTGHRGIVPTPLLAQLINSGAKVRYVRPPKKSVSDGLCEVVVLPI is encoded by the coding sequence ATGTTCGATGCCGGGTTGAGTTCCGCGAGCGATGCGGGCGTGGTGGATGCCCTCGTCGACTTCGCGCGTAGCGAGGCCCAGGACGCTGCGCGGCGGGTCGCAGCCATCGGCGAGTTGGTGGCGCGGCGCTGCGCAGACAACGAGCACGCGCACTGGGCATGTGACGAGTGGGATGCCGCGGTCGCCGAGGTGTCGGCGGCGTTGCACATCACTTCTGGTCGGGCTTCGAGCGAGATGTTGATGGCAATGTCGCTGCGGCATCGGTTGCCGAGGGTGGCGGAGCTGTTCGCGGCGGGCGTGTTGAGTTATCGGGTGTGTGAGGCGATCACCGATCGCACCTACCTGATCCAAGACCAAGCAACCTGGGCGTTGGTGGACAAGGCTATTGCCGAGGATGCAGTTGCCTGGGGTGCGTTGTCGGCGCTGAAGTTGCAGCGCGCCATCGACTACTGGGTAGATCGTTACGACCCGGGTGCGGTGCGCCGGGTGCAGTCGAGGGCCCGGGATCGTGACGTCGTAGTCGACATGCAGAACGCCCGTGATGGAGTCGTCGAGATTCGGGGGGCGGTGACCGTCGTCGACGGCGCGGTGGTGCAGCGCCGTTTGACGCAGATCGCGTATTCGGTGTGCGAGGACGATCCACGCACCATCGCCCAGCGCCGCTCCGATGCGATGGGCGCCATGGCCGCCGGCGCGGACCGCTTGGCGTGCCTGTGCGGCAACCCCGACTGCCCCGCCGCCGGGGACGATCCGCGTGCGGCCGGCGTGGTGGTGCACGTGGTGGCCGAGGCCGAGGCGCTCCAGGCGCAAGCGGATCGTGTCAGGCATGGTGAGCAGTCCGACACCTCAACCGAACCTGCGAACCGGAGGGCACCCAGTGGGGTGATGACCGGCCATCGGGGCATCGTTCCAACACCGCTGCTGGCTCAGCTCATCAATTCTGGTGCGAAAGTGCGGTACGTACGCCCTCCGAAGAAGAGCGTGTCAGATGGTTTGTGTGAGGTAGTGGTGCTCCCGATTTGA
- a CDS encoding diacylglycerol kinase — protein sequence MISRVTVLTNPKSGHGNAPHAGELAVARFQELGIDVTGIVGRDAAHARQLVDEALTRETDALVVIGGDGVIRLAIQALARTDIPLGIVPAGTGNDHAREYRLPMADPVAAVNVIAVGYTETVDLGHIKGADGSSTWFGTVAATGFDSLVSDRVNRMSWPHGRMRYNVALVAEISRLRPLPFRLVLDGEREIVADLTLVAFGNTRSYGGGMLITPGADHSDGMLDITMVGASSRTKLIRLFPTVFKGTHVNLPQVTTARARTVTVDSPGINAYADGDYVCPLPAEIAAVPAALKIIVPEKV from the coding sequence ATGATCTCCCGCGTCACGGTCCTGACGAACCCGAAATCGGGTCACGGTAATGCACCCCATGCCGGGGAGCTGGCGGTGGCCCGCTTCCAGGAGCTCGGCATCGACGTGACCGGCATCGTCGGACGTGACGCCGCCCACGCGCGCCAACTGGTCGACGAGGCGCTGACCCGCGAGACGGACGCGCTGGTCGTGATCGGCGGCGACGGCGTGATCCGCCTGGCGATCCAGGCGTTGGCGCGCACTGACATTCCGCTCGGCATCGTGCCGGCCGGCACCGGAAACGACCATGCCCGCGAGTACCGCTTGCCGATGGCCGATCCGGTGGCCGCAGTAAACGTGATCGCGGTCGGATACACCGAAACCGTCGACCTCGGGCACATCAAGGGCGCCGACGGGTCCAGCACCTGGTTCGGAACGGTCGCCGCGACCGGGTTCGACTCACTGGTCAGCGACCGGGTGAACCGCATGAGTTGGCCGCACGGCCGGATGCGGTACAACGTGGCGCTGGTCGCGGAGATCTCGCGGTTGCGACCCTTGCCTTTTCGACTGGTGCTCGACGGTGAACGCGAGATCGTCGCCGACCTCACGCTGGTGGCGTTCGGCAACACCCGCAGCTACGGCGGCGGCATGCTGATCACTCCGGGCGCTGATCATTCCGACGGGATGCTCGACATCACGATGGTGGGCGCGTCGTCGCGCACGAAACTCATCCGGCTGTTCCCCACCGTGTTCAAGGGCACGCACGTGAACCTCCCCCAGGTCACGACGGCCCGCGCCCGGACGGTCACGGTGGACTCCCCTGGTATCAACGCCTACGCCGACGGCGACTACGTGTGCCCGTTGCCCGCGGAGATCGCCGCGGTTCCGGCTGCTCTGAAAATTATTGTGCCGGAGAAGGTTTAG
- a CDS encoding acyl-CoA carboxylase subunit beta, translated as MTIMAPETVGESLDPRDPLLRLSTFFDDGSVQLLHERDRSGVLAAAGSVNGVRTIAFCTDGTVMGGAMGVEGCQHIVNAYDTAIEEQSPIVGIWHSGGARLAEGVKALHAVGLVFEAMIRASGYIPQISVVVGFAAGGAAYGPALTDVVIMAQEGRVFVTGPDVVRSVTGEDVDMASLGGPDTHHKKSGVCHIVADSELDAYERGRRLVGLFSQQGHFDRSKAEAGDSDLHALLPESARRAYDVHPLVEALLDADTPFEEFQGKWAPSIVVGLGRLSGRTVGVIANNPLRLGGCLNSESAEKSARFVRLCDAFGIPLVVVVDVPGYLPGVDQEWGGVVRRGAKLLHAFGEATVPRVTLVTRKIYGGAYIAMNSRSLGATKVFAWPDAEVAVMGAKAAVGILHKKKLAAAPDHERDALHEELAAEHERIAGGVDSAVEIGVVDEKIDPAHTRSKLTQALAEAPARRGRHKNIPL; from the coding sequence ATGACGATCATGGCCCCTGAGACGGTCGGCGAATCACTCGACCCGCGCGACCCGCTGCTGCGGCTGTCCACGTTCTTCGACGACGGCAGCGTGCAGCTGCTGCATGAGCGTGACCGCTCCGGTGTGCTCGCCGCGGCCGGCAGCGTCAACGGTGTGCGCACGATCGCCTTCTGCACCGACGGCACCGTCATGGGTGGTGCCATGGGCGTGGAGGGCTGCCAGCACATCGTCAACGCCTACGACACCGCCATCGAGGAGCAGAGCCCGATCGTGGGCATCTGGCACTCCGGCGGCGCCCGACTGGCCGAAGGTGTCAAGGCGCTGCACGCCGTGGGACTGGTCTTCGAGGCCATGATCCGCGCATCGGGTTACATCCCGCAGATCTCGGTCGTGGTCGGCTTCGCCGCCGGCGGCGCCGCGTACGGCCCGGCGCTGACCGACGTCGTGATCATGGCCCAGGAGGGCCGGGTGTTCGTCACCGGCCCCGACGTGGTGCGCAGCGTGACCGGCGAGGACGTCGATATGGCTTCCCTCGGCGGGCCCGACACCCACCACAAGAAGTCCGGTGTCTGCCACATCGTCGCCGACTCCGAGCTCGACGCCTATGAGCGCGGCCGCCGGTTGGTCGGATTGTTCTCCCAGCAGGGTCATTTCGACCGCAGCAAGGCCGAGGCCGGGGATTCCGACCTGCACGCGCTGCTGCCGGAATCGGCTCGCCGCGCCTACGACGTGCACCCACTGGTCGAGGCACTGCTCGACGCCGACACCCCGTTCGAGGAATTCCAGGGTAAGTGGGCGCCGTCGATCGTCGTCGGCCTGGGCCGGCTGTCCGGGCGCACCGTCGGCGTGATCGCCAACAACCCGCTGCGCCTCGGCGGCTGCCTGAACTCCGAAAGTGCCGAGAAGTCAGCACGTTTCGTGCGGTTGTGCGACGCCTTCGGCATCCCGCTGGTGGTCGTTGTCGACGTGCCCGGTTACCTGCCCGGCGTGGATCAGGAGTGGGGTGGCGTGGTGCGTCGCGGCGCGAAGCTGCTGCACGCCTTCGGTGAGGCCACCGTTCCGCGAGTGACGCTGGTGACGCGAAAGATCTACGGCGGGGCCTACATTGCGATGAACTCGCGGTCGTTGGGCGCCACCAAGGTGTTCGCCTGGCCGGACGCCGAGGTCGCGGTGATGGGCGCGAAGGCCGCGGTCGGCATCCTGCACAAGAAGAAGCTGGCCGCCGCACCGGATCACGAACGCGATGCGCTGCACGAGGAATTGGCCGCCGAGCACGAGCGGATCGCCGGCGGTGTGGACAGCGCTGTCGAGATCGGCGTGGTCGACGAGAAGATCGACCCGGCGCACACCCGCAGCAAGCTGACGCAGGCGCTCGCCGAGGCCCCGGCACGGCGCGGGCGGCACAAGAACATTCCGCTGTAG
- the kasB gene encoding 3-oxoacyl-ACP synthase KasB — protein MAGLTRLSTGNGFPNVVVTGVAMTTALASDADSTWKKLLDGQSGIRLLNDEFVEKYDLPVRIGGHLVEEFDGELTRVELRRLSYLQKMSTVLSRRVWQNAGSPEVDPKRLMVSIGTGMGSTEELVFAYDGMRAKGLKAVSPLAVQMYMPNAAAAAVGLELKARAGVITPVSACASGSEGIAQAWRQIVLGEADIAVCGGVETRIEAVPIAGFAQMRIVLSTTNDDPAGACRPFDKDRNGFVFGEGGALMVIETEEHAKARGANILARIMGAGITSDGYHIVAPDPNGEQAGHAITRAIQLAGLEPSDIDHINAHATGTQVGDVAEGKAINNALGNHRPAVYAPKSALGHSVGAVGAVESILTVLALRDGVVPPTLNLRNLDPEIDLDVVAGEPRPGNYQYAINNSFGFGGHNVAIAFGKY, from the coding sequence ATGGCAGGGTTGACTCGTCTTTCGACGGGGAACGGCTTCCCCAACGTGGTCGTCACCGGCGTTGCGATGACGACCGCCCTGGCATCCGATGCCGACAGCACCTGGAAGAAGCTGTTGGACGGGCAGAGCGGTATCCGGCTTCTCAACGACGAGTTCGTCGAGAAGTACGACCTACCGGTGCGAATCGGTGGGCATCTGGTCGAGGAGTTCGACGGCGAGCTGACTCGCGTCGAACTTCGTCGGCTGTCTTACCTGCAGAAGATGTCCACGGTCCTGAGTCGGCGGGTCTGGCAGAACGCCGGCTCCCCGGAGGTGGATCCCAAGCGGTTGATGGTGTCGATCGGCACCGGCATGGGATCCACCGAGGAACTGGTGTTCGCCTATGACGGAATGCGCGCCAAAGGGCTGAAAGCGGTTTCGCCCCTTGCGGTTCAGATGTATATGCCCAACGCCGCCGCGGCGGCTGTCGGCCTGGAGCTGAAGGCCAGGGCCGGGGTCATCACCCCGGTTTCGGCCTGTGCCTCGGGCTCGGAGGGCATCGCGCAGGCATGGCGGCAGATCGTTCTCGGCGAAGCCGACATCGCGGTGTGCGGTGGCGTCGAGACCAGGATCGAGGCCGTGCCGATCGCAGGCTTCGCTCAGATGCGAATTGTCTTGTCCACCACCAACGACGATCCGGCCGGGGCATGCCGGCCGTTCGACAAGGACCGTAACGGCTTCGTCTTCGGTGAGGGCGGTGCGCTCATGGTCATCGAGACCGAAGAGCACGCCAAGGCCCGCGGGGCCAACATCCTCGCGCGCATCATGGGGGCAGGCATCACCTCGGACGGGTACCACATCGTGGCGCCCGACCCGAACGGTGAGCAGGCGGGTCATGCGATCACACGGGCAATCCAGCTCGCGGGTCTCGAGCCCTCCGATATCGATCACATCAATGCCCATGCGACGGGCACCCAGGTGGGCGACGTCGCGGAAGGCAAGGCAATCAACAATGCGCTCGGCAATCACCGGCCGGCCGTCTACGCGCCGAAGTCGGCGTTGGGCCACTCGGTGGGCGCTGTCGGCGCGGTGGAGTCGATCCTCACCGTGCTGGCGCTGCGGGACGGCGTCGTGCCGCCCACGCTCAATCTGCGCAACCTCGATCCGGAGATCGATCTGGACGTGGTGGCCGGCGAACCCCGGCCAGGCAACTACCAGTACGCGATCAACAACTCGTTCGGATTCGGTGGTCACAACGTCGCGATCGCCTTCGGGAAGTACTGA
- the kasA gene encoding 3-oxoacyl-ACP synthase KasA, translated as MTRPSTANGGFPSVVVTAVEATTALAADIESTWKGLLAGESGIRELTDDFVTKWDLPVRIGGHLVDNIDEHMTRIDMRRMSYVQRMSKLLSGRLWETAGKPEVDPDRFAVVIGTGLGGGEKIVETYDAMNEGGPRKVSPLAVQMIMPNGAAAVAGLELGARAGVITPVSACSSGSEAIAHAWRQIVMGDADFAVCGGVEGGIEALPIAAFSMMRAMSTRNDDPAGASRPFDKDRDGFVFGEAGAMMIIETEKHALARGAKPLARLMGAGITSDAFHMVAPAPDGLRAGQAMKRAMETAGLSPKDISHVNAHATATPIGDTAEANALRVAGVGHAAVYAPKSALGHSIGAVGALESILTVLALRDGVIPPTLNYETPDPEIDLDVVAGEPRYGDYQYAINNSFGFGGHNVAIAFGRY; from the coding sequence ATGACCAGGCCTTCCACTGCTAACGGCGGTTTTCCCTCCGTCGTGGTGACCGCCGTCGAGGCCACCACGGCTCTTGCTGCGGACATCGAGAGCACGTGGAAGGGCCTGCTGGCCGGCGAAAGCGGTATTCGCGAGCTCACCGATGACTTCGTCACCAAATGGGACCTGCCAGTGCGTATCGGCGGTCACCTGGTCGACAACATCGACGAGCACATGACCCGCATCGATATGCGCCGCATGTCCTACGTGCAGCGGATGTCGAAGCTGCTGTCGGGCCGGTTGTGGGAGACCGCGGGCAAGCCCGAGGTCGACCCCGACCGGTTCGCGGTGGTCATCGGTACCGGTCTGGGTGGCGGCGAGAAGATCGTCGAGACCTACGACGCGATGAACGAGGGCGGGCCCCGCAAGGTGTCCCCGCTCGCCGTTCAGATGATCATGCCGAACGGCGCCGCTGCGGTGGCCGGTCTGGAGCTGGGCGCGCGCGCCGGGGTCATCACCCCGGTGTCCGCCTGCTCCTCCGGTTCCGAGGCGATCGCCCACGCGTGGCGTCAGATCGTCATGGGTGACGCCGACTTCGCCGTCTGTGGTGGCGTGGAAGGCGGCATCGAGGCACTGCCCATCGCGGCGTTCTCGATGATGCGCGCCATGTCGACCCGCAACGACGACCCGGCCGGGGCCTCACGTCCGTTCGACAAGGACCGTGACGGCTTCGTGTTCGGCGAGGCCGGCGCGATGATGATCATCGAGACCGAGAAGCACGCCCTGGCCCGTGGTGCCAAGCCGCTGGCTCGGCTCATGGGTGCCGGCATCACCTCGGACGCCTTCCACATGGTGGCCCCGGCGCCGGACGGCCTGCGGGCCGGCCAGGCGATGAAGCGGGCGATGGAGACGGCGGGCTTGTCCCCCAAGGACATCAGCCACGTCAACGCCCATGCCACGGCAACCCCGATCGGTGACACCGCTGAGGCCAACGCCCTGCGGGTGGCCGGTGTGGGACACGCCGCGGTGTACGCACCGAAGTCGGCCCTGGGCCACTCGATCGGTGCGGTCGGTGCGCTGGAATCCATCCTCACCGTGCTGGCACTGCGTGACGGCGTCATCCCGCCGACACTGAACTACGAGACACCGGATCCGGAGATCGACCTGGATGTCGTTGCGGGAGAACCGCGTTACGGCGACTACCAGTACGCGATCAACAACTCATTCGGGTTCGGAGGGCACAACGTCGCGATCGCCTTCGGGCGGTACTGA
- the acpM gene encoding meromycolate extension acyl carrier protein AcpM — MPASQEEIIAGLAEIIEEVTGIEPSEVTPEKSFVDDLDIDSLSMVEIAVQTEDKYGVKIPDEDLAGLRTVGDVVSYIQKLEEENPEAAAALREKFAAE; from the coding sequence GTGCCCGCCTCTCAGGAAGAAATCATCGCCGGCCTCGCCGAGATCATCGAAGAAGTGACCGGCATCGAGCCGTCTGAGGTCACCCCGGAGAAGTCGTTCGTCGACGACCTGGACATCGACTCGCTGTCGATGGTGGAGATCGCCGTTCAGACCGAGGACAAGTACGGCGTGAAGATCCCCGACGAGGACCTCGCCGGTCTGCGCACCGTCGGTGACGTCGTCTCTTACATCCAGAAGCTCGAGGAAGAGAACCCCGAGGCTGCTGCCGCCCTGCGCGAGAAGTTCGCAGCAGAATGA
- a CDS encoding glycerol-3-phosphate dehydrogenase/oxidase: protein MSDLTALNAGRRATDLMELGDGARVDVVVIGGGITGTGIALDAASRGLSVLLVEKHDLAFGTSRWSSKLVHGGLRYLATGNVGIARRSAIERGILMTRNAPHLVSAMPQLVPLLPSMGRSQRALIRTGFMAGDALRIMAGTTSSTLPRSRRVGVPQALAMVPTVRREGLDGGLLAYDGQLIDDARLVVAVARTAAQHGARILTRVSAAAASGTSVRLVDELTGESLDVNARAVINATGVWAGEVDAAIKLRPSRGTHLVFDAVSFGNPTAALTIPIPGEINRFVFAMPEQLGRVYLGLTDEDAPGPIPDVPEPTPGEIGFLLDTVNTALGTALTTADVKGAYAGLRPLIDTGEGRTSDLSRDHAVIESSNGVFSVVGGKLTEYRHMAEDVLDRALAARAMTAQPCRTRNLPLVGAAANPVATLRTTSDLPGSLVARYGAESPNVIASARCERPTDAVADGIDVTRAEFEFAVTHEGALSADDIVDRRTRIGLVEADRARTLDVADELLARA from the coding sequence ATGAGTGACCTGACCGCCCTCAATGCCGGACGCCGCGCCACTGACCTGATGGAGCTCGGTGACGGTGCCCGCGTCGACGTCGTCGTGATCGGCGGCGGTATCACCGGCACCGGCATCGCGCTTGACGCGGCCAGCCGCGGCCTGTCGGTGCTGCTGGTCGAAAAGCACGACCTGGCTTTCGGTACCAGCCGGTGGAGCTCCAAGCTCGTGCACGGCGGCCTGCGCTACCTGGCCACCGGCAACGTCGGCATCGCCCGGCGCAGCGCGATCGAGCGCGGCATCCTGATGACTCGCAACGCGCCGCATCTGGTGAGCGCCATGCCGCAGTTGGTTCCGCTGCTGCCCTCGATGGGTCGTAGCCAACGTGCCTTGATCAGAACAGGTTTCATGGCCGGCGATGCGTTGCGGATTATGGCCGGCACCACGTCGTCGACCCTGCCGCGGTCGCGGCGGGTCGGCGTTCCGCAGGCACTGGCGATGGTGCCCACCGTCCGACGCGAGGGTCTCGACGGTGGTCTGCTGGCCTACGACGGCCAACTCATCGACGACGCCCGGTTGGTGGTTGCGGTCGCCCGCACCGCCGCTCAGCACGGCGCGCGGATCCTGACCAGGGTGTCGGCGGCGGCTGCCAGCGGCACCTCGGTGCGATTGGTCGACGAACTGACCGGCGAATCGCTGGACGTCAATGCCCGAGCGGTCATCAACGCGACCGGGGTGTGGGCCGGCGAGGTGGACGCCGCGATCAAGTTGCGCCCCAGCCGGGGAACACACCTGGTGTTCGACGCCGTCTCCTTCGGGAATCCGACTGCGGCGCTGACCATTCCGATCCCCGGCGAGATCAACCGGTTCGTGTTCGCGATGCCCGAACAGCTCGGCCGCGTCTATCTCGGCTTGACCGATGAGGATGCGCCCGGCCCGATTCCCGATGTGCCGGAACCGACTCCGGGCGAGATCGGCTTCCTGCTCGACACCGTCAACACGGCCCTGGGAACCGCGTTGACGACCGCCGACGTCAAGGGCGCATACGCGGGGTTGCGCCCCTTGATCGACACGGGGGAGGGCAGAACCTCTGACTTGTCGCGCGACCACGCGGTGATCGAATCCTCCAACGGTGTGTTCAGCGTCGTCGGCGGCAAGCTCACCGAATACCGGCACATGGCCGAGGACGTGCTCGACCGTGCGCTGGCCGCCCGGGCGATGACGGCCCAGCCGTGCCGGACCCGGAACCTGCCGTTGGTGGGGGCAGCCGCCAATCCTGTTGCGACGCTGCGCACGACGAGTGATCTGCCGGGCTCGCTGGTGGCGCGCTACGGTGCGGAGTCACCCAACGTGATCGCCTCAGCCCGGTGTGAGCGGCCCACTGATGCGGTGGCCGACGGAATCGACGTCACTCGTGCGGAATTCGAGTTCGCGGTCACCCATGAGGGCGCGCTGAGCGCCGATGACATCGTCGATCGACGCACCCGCATCGGGCTGGTCGAGGCCGACCGCGCCCGGACGTTGGACGTGGCCGACGAACTCCTGGCCCGCGCCTGA
- a CDS encoding SRPBCC family protein produces MVHLHVEKTIAAPPEKVFAWLADPVNLKSAPLIVTAEWAKDSPPPGLGAIRTGFAIGLWFREEIVAYDPPHSYTYLIVGSVPAFDHQGGTLTFTPTDGGTHVDWVSTYTHPARGGGKAMEALSSKLLPWNFAAVLDGCAKALER; encoded by the coding sequence ATGGTCCATCTCCACGTCGAGAAGACGATCGCCGCACCGCCCGAGAAGGTCTTCGCCTGGTTGGCCGATCCGGTCAACCTGAAGTCGGCGCCGCTGATCGTGACGGCCGAGTGGGCGAAAGATTCGCCGCCGCCGGGCTTGGGCGCAATCCGAACAGGCTTCGCCATCGGTCTGTGGTTTCGCGAGGAGATCGTCGCCTACGACCCGCCGCACAGCTATACCTATCTGATCGTCGGGTCCGTTCCGGCGTTCGACCACCAGGGTGGCACTTTGACCTTCACCCCCACAGATGGCGGCACCCACGTCGATTGGGTGAGCACGTATACCCATCCGGCCCGTGGTGGTGGTAAGGCGATGGAAGCGCTCAGCTCCAAGCTCCTGCCGTGGAATTTCGCCGCGGTTCTCGACGGTTGCGCGAAGGCGTTGGAGCGCTAA
- a CDS encoding FAD-binding oxidoreductase produces the protein MAWNAWGDPEAAKPLSDGIKALLEQALGVTASEIPAPAIDEVEVRPSALADAHRDALAEFVGAEYVRTDDRDRLLYAGGKSTLDLLRRKQTHQDAPDAVLLPGNEDEIATVLRYCSQHGIAVVPFGGGTSVVGGLDPIRGEFAAVISLDLRRLDALHSLDETSMQAELGAGVTGPDAERLLGEHGFSLGHFPQSFRFATIGGYAATRSSGQDSAGYGRFNDMIRGLRVVTPVGVLDLGRAPETAAGPDLRELFSGSEGVFGVITRVRLRVHPVPETTLYEAWSFPDFATGAAALRAVTQIGTGPTVLRLSDEAETGVNLATTGNIGEQSITGGCLALTLFEGSAAHTESRHAETRAVLEAQGGTSLGEAPARAWEHGRFDAPYLRDSLLAAGALCETLETATTWANLATLKTAVTDALTNSLAESGTPVLVMCHISHVYPTGASLYFTVVAGQRGDVAEQWLAAKVAASNAISRGGGTITHHHAVGADHRPWMAAEIGELGVKVLQAVKQAVDPAGILNPGKLIP, from the coding sequence ATGGCCTGGAACGCCTGGGGTGATCCGGAGGCCGCCAAACCCCTGTCCGACGGCATCAAGGCACTGCTCGAGCAGGCGCTGGGCGTGACGGCGAGCGAGATCCCGGCCCCGGCCATCGATGAGGTAGAGGTGCGACCGTCGGCGTTGGCGGACGCGCACCGCGACGCCCTCGCCGAGTTCGTCGGAGCCGAGTACGTCCGGACCGATGATCGTGATCGCCTACTGTATGCGGGCGGCAAGTCGACGCTGGATCTGTTGCGCCGCAAGCAAACTCATCAGGATGCCCCCGATGCAGTCCTGCTTCCCGGCAACGAGGACGAGATCGCGACGGTGTTGCGCTACTGCTCGCAGCACGGCATCGCAGTCGTGCCGTTCGGCGGCGGTACCAGCGTGGTCGGCGGGCTCGACCCTATTCGCGGCGAATTCGCCGCGGTCATCTCCCTGGACCTGCGCCGGCTTGACGCGCTGCACTCGCTGGACGAGACGTCGATGCAGGCCGAGTTGGGCGCCGGCGTCACCGGGCCGGACGCCGAACGGCTGCTGGGCGAACATGGCTTCTCGCTCGGACACTTCCCGCAGAGCTTCCGGTTCGCCACCATCGGCGGATATGCGGCCACCCGGTCCTCGGGACAGGATTCGGCGGGCTACGGCCGGTTCAACGACATGATCCGGGGGCTGAGGGTGGTCACGCCGGTCGGCGTCCTCGACCTCGGCCGCGCGCCGGAGACCGCAGCCGGACCCGATCTGCGTGAGCTGTTCTCCGGGTCTGAGGGCGTTTTCGGTGTGATCACCCGCGTGCGCCTTCGGGTGCACCCCGTCCCGGAGACCACGCTCTACGAGGCGTGGTCGTTCCCCGACTTCGCCACTGGCGCGGCCGCACTGCGTGCGGTGACCCAGATCGGCACCGGCCCGACTGTGCTGCGGTTATCCGACGAGGCCGAGACCGGCGTGAACCTGGCGACCACCGGCAACATCGGCGAGCAGAGCATCACCGGCGGCTGTCTGGCGCTCACCTTGTTCGAGGGAAGCGCCGCGCACACCGAGAGCCGGCACGCCGAAACCCGCGCGGTGCTGGAGGCCCAGGGCGGGACGTCGTTGGGTGAGGCCCCGGCGCGCGCGTGGGAGCACGGCCGCTTCGACGCCCCCTATCTGCGCGACTCGCTGCTGGCCGCAGGCGCGTTGTGCGAGACGCTCGAGACGGCCACCACGTGGGCCAACCTGGCGACGTTGAAGACGGCGGTCACCGATGCGCTGACGAACTCGCTTGCCGAAAGCGGCACGCCGGTCCTGGTGATGTGCCACATTTCGCATGTGTACCCGACCGGCGCATCGCTCTACTTCACGGTGGTCGCCGGCCAGCGCGGTGATGTCGCTGAACAATGGCTGGCCGCGAAAGTCGCTGCCTCGAACGCGATTTCACGCGGCGGTGGGACCATAACCCACCACCACGCGGTCGGGGCCGATCACCGGCCGTGGATGGCCGCCGAGATCGGCGAACTAGGCGTGAAGGTGCTGCAGGCCGTCAAGCAGGCGGTCGATCCGGCGGGAATCCTGAACCCGGGCAAGCTGATTCCATGA
- a CDS encoding TetR/AcrR family transcriptional regulator, with translation MLSISNDESVGIGDRIMAAAASCVRDFGVERVTLAEIARRAGVSRPTVYRRWPDTRTIVASLLTERITGTWRAVPATQPGRTGLVERIVEVARRLRDDELITSVLRSAPDLAMTYIAGRLGTSQQILIDLLVDALRDAQADGSVRAGDVRQLSAMVLLIGQSAIQSAQIVEPILDADALSVELSHALNGYLAP, from the coding sequence ATGCTGTCAATCAGTAACGACGAATCGGTCGGCATCGGCGACCGGATCATGGCCGCCGCCGCCAGCTGTGTCCGGGATTTCGGGGTCGAGCGCGTCACGCTGGCCGAAATCGCCCGTCGTGCCGGCGTCAGCCGTCCGACCGTGTATCGCCGCTGGCCAGACACCCGCACGATCGTCGCGTCGCTGCTCACTGAGCGAATCACCGGTACCTGGCGCGCCGTGCCGGCCACCCAGCCGGGCCGAACCGGCCTGGTCGAGCGGATCGTCGAGGTGGCTCGCCGCCTGCGCGACGACGAACTGATCACGTCGGTGCTGCGATCAGCCCCCGACTTGGCGATGACCTACATCGCCGGACGGCTGGGTACCAGCCAGCAGATCCTCATCGACTTGCTCGTCGACGCGCTGCGGGACGCTCAAGCTGACGGCAGCGTGCGGGCCGGCGACGTCCGCCAGCTATCGGCGATGGTGCTGTTGATCGGCCAGTCCGCAATCCAGTCCGCCCAGATCGTCGAACCCATCCTCGACGCCGACGCGCTGAGCGTCGAACTGTCACATGCACTGAACGGATACCTCGCCCCATGA